taggatcaattttagattttatctgTATCAcgaaatataaatataaattatttgatttttaaaatacaaagagatttacattaatcaaaagagatattaattttaagaattttgataattatgtcataaaaagttaatctcaatCATATAAGACCGTGACAAATTCTAgtccaatattttattattttattttgacctataacttACACCTTAATAGTTgtaaatatattgtaataacaacaaaatatcacGACATTTTTAGTTGTCCTAGATCttgatataatattttattattttattttattttattttgattcataaggaattgacacatgcgttacaacattttcataatatctctatgtatacattgtacttaattacaatgtaaatttatattatggacacaaaaaaattggcaaattttgtacacatttacaaactttgtataatatttaccattttttgtgcaaatgtgtataatattaacaacttttgtgtatttacaatgtaaacttgcattgcaagtacaaagtaaacatataaagatcttaaaaaaagaaaaaaaaacaaaaacaaaaacaaagctcaaaccAACTGGCATACTTgaaggggaaagaaaaagaaaaaagaaaagaaaaagtgcacctcactaattgaataaaccaaaaaaaattattcatgagcctttggctctttttatataattaatagatatgctagcttacataaatatttaaaagaaaaaaaaaacacaaaccgataactggaaaaaaaaaaaaaaaacactttaggcactgtataaattaatgttaaaatattgtggacttagcattttttttatttgatgtataagaaactgagatctcaacaattgtaaaaatattatgataataataagagttgtaacattttctcaaaatatttatttttagttgtggttggttacagtcttatattttattattttatttcaacttgtaagaaattgacacgtcaataattgtgaaatttgttgtgtcagtataacaatatatataccagcttacataaatatttaaaaaaaaaaaaaaaaactttaggcactgtaaCAATTgtgccagttgaataaaccaaaaacactacacaataagtgttgtaacattatctcaaaacatttatttttagttgtggttagtcacagtctcatattttattattttatttcaacttgtaagaaattgacacgtcaataattgtgaaaatattgtgaaatttattgtgtcagtataacaatatatataccaacttacataaatatttaaaagaaaaaaaaaaacacaaactgattactaaaaataaaaataaaaaaaactttaggcctaccatgccagttgaataaaccaaaagtactgcacaataagtgttgtaacattttctcaaaacatttatttttagttgtggctggtcatagtctcatattttattattttatttcgacttataagaaattgacacatcaataattgtgaaaatattgtgaaatttgttgtgttaatataacaatatatagaccagcttacataaatattaaaaaaaaaaaaaataagccgattactgaaaaaaataaaaaataaaattaggcaTGTAGCTACcgtgccagttgaataaaccaaaagcactgcacaataagtgttgtaacattttctcaaaacatttatttttagttgtgattggtcacagtctcatattttattattttatttcgacttgtaagaaattgacacgtcaataattatgaaaatattgtgaaatttgttgtgtcagtataacaatatatataccagcttacataaatattaaaaaaaaaaaacataaaccgattactaaaaaaaaaaaaacttaggcaCGGTAGCTACcgtgccagttgaataaaccaaaagcactgcacaataagtgttgtaacattttctcaaaacatttatttttagttgtgattggtcagtctcatattttattattttatttcgacttataagaaattgacacgtcaataattgtgaaaatattgtgaaatttgttgtatcagtataacaatatatataccagcttacataaatatttaaaaggagaaaaaaaaaaaaaaccaaacaaacaaacaaatcgattactggaaaaaaaaaaaaaatgtagctgCAGTGCCACTTGGCACTGTAgttactgttcaaaacttgggaaaaaaaaagtggcttatgaaaccaaagcactgtagctacagtgctttAGCGTATTCGtgcacgtcaataattgtgaaaatattgtgaaatttattgtgtcaatataacaatatatataccagcttacataaatatttaaaagggaaaaaaaaaaaaaaaaaaaaaaaaaaaaaaaaaaaaaaaaaaaaaaaaaaaaaaaaaaaaaaaaaaaaaaaaaaaactatagctattgtagctacagtgccacttggCATTGCAGTTACTATTcaaaacttgggaaaaaaaaagtggctcacGAAACCAAAGCACTGTAGTTACAGTGATTTAGCACATTcgtgcttttatatatatagatttattttcagttgtagtTGGTcaaagtttcatattttattattttatttgacttataagaaattgacacttgtgaaaatattatgaaatttgttgtgtcagtataacaatatatatatataaaaggggaaaaaaagtacaaacggaagactggaaaaaaaaaatttgttactattgtagctacagtgccgcttggtactgtagctactgttcaaaactttaaaaaaaaaaaagacaaagtggCTCACCAAAATGGCACTGTAGATGAACAGTGCTAAAACACTAAAGCAGCAAAATGAAATTGacatctcaataattgtgaaaatattatgaaatttgttatatcagtataacaatatatataaaagaaaaaaaaagtacaaatggaagactaaaaaaaataaataaataaaaaactgtagCTACTGTAGCTATAGTGCCATTTGGAATTGTAGCTACggttcaaaacttaaaaaaacaaagacaaagtgGCTCACCAAAATAACACTATAGATGAACAGTGCAAACTGTAGCGGTATTGTcgcttttcacaaaatatttattttcagttgtggttggtcacagtttcatattttattattttattttaacttataagaaatttacacctcaataattgtgaaaatattgtgaaatttgttgtgtcaatacaacaatatatataaaaggaaaaaaaaaatacaaacggaagactgaaaaaaaaaagaaaaaaaaaagaaaaaagagaagtgCCTCACCAAAGCACTGTTGCCGCTACAGTGCTTGCACAGTGCAAACACTCTGAATGCACAGTACCGAAGCACTGTAGCGGCATTCATGCTTTtataatataaagatatatgaacaaaaatgataaaaaaatttattcatgaatcaaattattcaagtatgaaaatataatttggcCTACCACACGGTGTGTGGCTTGATGGTAGGAGTTCTTGTCCTAGCACCCAGTGATGAGTGGTTCAAGCGATTGTCTCAACAAGACCTATATGGTACATGTGGTATAACCCATTGCCATTGTCATAACATGGCGTAGAGTCAATGAACCTACACTGAAGCCCCTTtttcattcagcaaaaaaagaaaaagaaaaaaaaaaaaatatatatatatatatatatgtatatatcatTTGGCctcagaaaaataaagaaataaaaataatttggcCTTAGTGCCTTACTTTTATTATGACTTATAAAAACAGCCGATATTTGACCCCATCCGACAAATTGGCTGGTATCTATTATCTAATCTAAACTTATCCTTTTCTTTCTGTGGCTTCACTCTCTCGTATGCCTATTCAGTTCAGAGGAGCAGTCTATGAAACTTGAAGTATCTCCTTGAGCTCAATAATCTTGtgacttctttctctcttcctccagCTAAAGGTTTCTTGTCCATATTCTTTTCCtctaatttttctctttattttgactttaaaaaaGAGTTCAAGAAAGATACAAAATAGAGAGGCAGGCGTATGGCTGTAATTACCGGGGCAACTTCCTGGTCTTCCACCCTCTCTTCAAACCCAGCATCAGCTCACAAGGTACATCATGTTTTGTTTTGAGAGAACTGTcagttgtaaatttgtaatgcTAATTATTCCTATCCTAGGTACATAAAATGAGTTTCAACTACTGACTATGTTAGAAATCTTTTAGTTCTTGTATATTTTCACTGAAAAAATGAAGTTGGGTCTTcttataatattattcaatgaaatataaaatttctaacTGGAGCATAAAGGAACTCTTATTACCACTTTAGTTATGGTCAGGTATAATGATAATGTGtttgtttgacaaattttttcaaaaggtAAGTTGTTATGTTATTGGTGTTGCAGATTGAACGCAAGCTTTGTACCCTCCCCAGTATCACTTTCTATTTGGAAAGACATGTAAAGACCCAATTTTTAATTTCCCCAACAAGCCAAACTCACCCAACATCACTACTCTTTGCAACACTGAGGAGTCCCAGAGGCTTTGGACCCTCTCAAAGGAAAaccaagaagaccaagaagccaagcaaagatgatgatgatgatgatgatgatgaggaagaggaagaagagccTGATCAAGGCGTGATACCAGAGGTAGTGACCAACAGAATGATGAGCAGGATGGGGTTCTCAGTGGGGATACCACTGTTCATAGGGCTTTTGTTCTTCCCATTCTTTTACTATCTGAAAGTTGGATTGAAGATTGATGTACCCACATGGGTACCCTTCATTGTgtcattcttcttctttggatCTGCTCTCTTAGGTGTGAGTTATGGGATTGTATCCTCTAGTTGGGATCCAATGAGGGAAGGTTCACTCTTGGGTTGGAATGAGGCTAAGAAGAACTGGCCTGTCTTTTGGCAATCACTTTGGGGTGGATCTAGGAAAAAGTAGGGTATTTTTATCTTACATCTGTACATCTATTGACATAAGACAAGCCTAGCAAATCTAACCTACGAAACTCTACATTTGATTAGGCGGAAAATGTTTTCcttaagaaaaatttttcattggaaaacattttccaaaagaATGGCTTGTTTTTTGTATGTTTGATTGCAACTAAAATGATCCTGAGAacattttgtattatttgattcACACAGAAAAGTATTACTTTTACATGTAAACTCAATGGTGGTAGAGGAGGTGCTGTCGGAGGTGATCGAACGTAGTAGTGACAAAGATTGTAGAGGTGGTttaggggggtggggggaggtGATAGTAGTAATGGCTAAATGGTCCTTGGTGATGCTTGCCATTGGCATGAGATCAGTGGCAACAACAGAGATAGTTTGGTGGGGGCGGTGGCAGTGATGTTGATGATGTTTGGTGTGGGTAgcataaaaaaatggaaagggCTTGCATAAGAGAATGACTAAAAACGCAGAAAAGAGGTTGATTATTGAGcttcttttcttattcttcttttgtttatatcaaataataattatctCCTACATTTAATATATGTATCATACGTCTCACATGCATCATCTCTCACAACATATATATCTCGCAATTGTGTTATATATAGATATTGTGAGAGATATGATGTACAtgtcaaatatataaaatatcttCTCACTAGATCATCGTAATTCAATTTCTCCTTGGAAGTAGGCACTTATGTGCGTCTTACTTCTAAGCTGATATTTGCTTCCTTAATGTTGTAATCGGATTATTAATTCATCATATATGATCACTTATTtgtttaattccaattttttgcatttctaATTAGATTGATCTATTTTATTCAGTTGAGTAAATTGTGAGagaaatttttaattgaaggaaccCTTGCCtttaaaatttccaaatcatgaaaatgttgaaattgaACTTCCCGAAAGCTAGAGGTTCAATTGACCATTAAATTGAGTAATGATTCAATTCTGGCAAAGACCATCACACATTTAAACATATCTTTGTCTTCTTGTGTGAGAACTCTCAATAAgaaatgttaggttctaagactttaagaactaatgtattagaacttcaatttgtattatgttggtaaaccatgatcaaaccatagagtctaggtttaggctcgCTCAAAGTGTGTCTATTTGTAAAATTGAAATCGAGTGATTGCATAAATTATTATACTTAATCTACaaggctcgatcaatcaaaaattagactcgatcgatcaaaccacgtgcaaatttatttttctacagAAATTCCAATTCAGCCTAAGCCCgtttgatgtgtagggttttgcgttttactccaagtataaaagaaaaaactcaagTTACGTTTTAAAAGTCTTTTTGATggttgtgtgttgaatcttttgtgagatctagagatgttaccttcatacacatttagagttatcaagatcaagatttaTGTCAAGAGTTTGATAATCTTTTTAGTTTctgcataaagaactttaaagaagatctgaaaccttCGAGTGGAGTCTCAAcgtcacaagtaggagaacttgtggttgcagtagatcaaagaaaaaagtagtccgtggactcgaaactgtcacgtggtcatggtaataagttttctactcgaggtagtaaTAAGAttttagtggtctaagtcttattacACAAACtccaattctttcatagtggatctgttttacttTGAGGATAGTTAAGTTAAATCTTCCCTAAATTTTTTATCGGTTAgattttcttgggttatcatatcgttgtactctttatatttccgcattatttacatgatatgattttattgtgttaatttaggactgaataatttatctaagtaatcacttggctaaataactaagttaaacaacttgtgttaaggggtttaaaaacatacaagtggtatcagagcaggttagCTCTTatgtttagatcttttgatctaaaagttgatttttgaccactgttgtcatggaacatggtcactctcttgtgatcTCACCTCACTTTGATAGGAACAACTATGcctattggaaagtaaggatggaagcattcttgaaatctattgatgagagagtttgaaaCTCCGTTGAATATGGATGGGAGAAACCGACTACTTCTATAAGCGAGTAGtcaacttctcaaaaaaaggcAGCCGCTTTTAATAGCAAAACCATGAATACTATTTTTAATGCTATTTCTATGGAGAGATTCAAGAGAATTtcaaatgttgaggt
The sequence above is drawn from the Quercus lobata isolate SW786 chromosome 12, ValleyOak3.0 Primary Assembly, whole genome shotgun sequence genome and encodes:
- the LOC115972520 gene encoding protein PAM68, chloroplastic: MAVITGATSWSSTLSSNPASAHKIERKLCTLPSITFYLERHVKTQFLISPTSQTHPTSLLFATLRSPRGFGPSQRKTKKTKKPSKDDDDDDDDEEEEEEPDQGVIPEVVTNRMMSRMGFSVGIPLFIGLLFFPFFYYLKVGLKIDVPTWVPFIVSFFFFGSALLGVSYGIVSSSWDPMREGSLLGWNEAKKNWPVFWQSLWGGSRKK